Genomic segment of Sarcophilus harrisii chromosome 4, mSarHar1.11, whole genome shotgun sequence:
ttgtttttgttttttgttttttttggagtGGGCACAGTGAATAGGAATGCTGTGATGCTGGTGCAGGTTTTATAATCAAAACAAACCTACTCAACAAGTTTGGATACTTAGCAAAAGGAGTAAAACAACAGACAATGTATttgccacttgcaggaaaacATGCCATCATCATTAATGCTTATGTTCCTACCATAATAAACCCTGATGAGATCAAAAacatttcataaaggcctggagagccttccttatctgtacaataagctgaagaaaaaatggcaaaacactgtAATGGAGTATAAGGGAAATGGACTTCAAAAATATGTTGGGGTTTTGGGCTTATTTAATGCATGAtgtgtctcaaaaaaaaaatgtgtaggcttagaccatctccaaatcaagaggcaaagcaTAATATGCTTCTGTCAGTGGGCTAATTTCCAAAAAGGAGTTTTAGAgattaacaaggagaaagacacaaaaacaaagagaaatactCTATTAAAGCAGGCTTGAATTCCTATTaaggaagttttgttttgttttatttggtggGGGAGATTATGCCATTGATAGGTGTGCTAATCCTAAAAgcaattagcaaaaaaaaaaaaaaaaaaagtggaatgtCAGTTGGTAGGTactttaataggaaaaaataacctTGGGGGTTGACCTCATAACTTGATCTAATGATTTGCTATAGTAACATATCTTAGACAAGGAACAAAAGACCCATTAAGGAGTGCTCCTCCCTGCTTGCCTCTGGTAGTAGCTATAGGAATTCATTTAGGGTCCAGTGCAATAAAGGTccacttaaattcaacaaaagccAATGCCAGCCCTCCTACACACACCCATAGCCCACCTAGATACTGAGTTGCTAGTCAGGACATGGCCTTTTGTTGGGAATCTTATTAACCCTCATCAACTCCATGAGGAGTCCCTGAAGAAAAGGACAATATTGAATAACTTTTTCACATGCTCTTTACCTTCAAAAACAGCAGTTCTAAGAACTAATTTATCCACCTAGAAAATGAATAGTCATTCCTTAAGCCTCAATTGAATGGATAAATTTTAAGAGATGAGACATTAAAGTACCTAAAACATTACAACTTGATTTGGGAGCCAACtcctaattttaaaagatgtcaTAATTATCACACTAAGTTAGAAGGTATGAAAGATTCTATGCTTCCAGTTCCAGAACTCTCTCTTCTGTAATTTAAGTAAAATGGATTTTGAGGATTTGCTGTGTCATAAtgtgagaaattattatttttctatcattgatttgttttttttttaatttccttaatcAAAGACCAACCAGTCCTTGAAGTCATTTAGCCAGAACAAGGCTGAGGGCCCACATCAACTAAGTATATTTCTGATTTAAAAGTAAAGAGAATCTAATCTAGAATGCTACCCTAAAAAGCATTAGGCTCACACAGTAGTAAGCTCACCTTTGTTCAATTTAAGTGGTGGAGATGGATTCTTTTGTGGTGAAAACTGGAAGCAGCTGGGTGTTCAGATCAAGTTAAATTCACAGCGCTAAGTTGCTGAAGACTCTTGATCCACCTCCTCACGTACATGTCTATTCCCTCAATTGATTGCTCACCAATCAGGGTTGATTTCACCATTGTCAGGACCACCCACTTTTCCAAAGGTATTTAATCAACTATGCGAGCCTCGATCTTCTCTTTGGTTACCAAGGGAAACCAGTAACCGCAGTTTGTTGATTATTTGCTAATGTAATTAAAAACCCACAAGTCTGACTCCGGgacatttcattcatttcaaaaaGAAGACTGCTAATTAATCccagaatataaacaaaaataaaaaaatgttatgggccagaactctgaacaaaggagtcttacaaggtgctaaatcagtggcgttgatagagacaatggttgtgtAGACTGGTGTTTAATAGAGATTCACACATtaacaagattcacacctatgataaaaGAGCACCCGTGGTGGTGGTTCTCCTgtctcccccacagaaaccaagacacattcagaggatttcaagaagctggcagaggctGAGAACACAAAGGACTGGcgggcaggagctcaagctctggaACCAACAAGAGAggtaggcttctaagaaagctaatgggGCCCcgggaaaggagacaagactttggaGGAGATAACACCTGACTGCACTTGTGATTACTAAAGTGCACCGAAAGCtcctcccagagaccccaagaaaacattacaaaaaaacaaaaacaaaaaaaaacccagttccTGTACATCATCAAAGAGGTTAGTCTATTAACCCTCACTAAAAACAgtaaaagaggaggagggagaagacgGGCAGAAATATGGAgatagtatttttgttttgttattaaacaacaaaaatagcttGCATTTTTATATAGTACCTTAAGGTCTGCAAAGCTCCTTACAAATATAGTTTCTTTGTTTCAGTATTATAGAGAACGCTACATTCTGCCTGAATGAAAGCTGGTGGACTAAGCCTCTCTGCAGCCTAACCAGAAGGATGATCACCAAGAGAAGCAGCGCAGTTTTCTGATCGAGATGGAGCGCAAACACAAAAGGGTGTAAATAGAGAGGACTTGCCCGCTCCCACAAAAGAGCACAGAGAGGAGGGAGCTCGCTCCCACAGCAGCACGTGAGGAGGAGACCATAATCAGGGCTGGAAAGACAGTGAGGAGTTCAAAAGAGAAACGGTTTTGGCGGGACTCGAGTGGAAGAAGTGCAGCGCGGACGCCGACAGCAGCCAGAAAGGAAGTGACTTCAAACTACAAGTCCCAGAAGTCAGCGGGGGCGCCGGCGGCGCGGAAGGAGGCCGCGGCGCGGACGGGCGACGTTCGCCCCGTGGCCCCACGGAGGGGCTCCGGCTGAGAGAATATGTCGCTGCCCAAGAAGAGAAAGATGGACTCGGCGGAGGGCGGCGGAGGAGAGGGCGGCGGGGGTGGCGAAGAGGAAGATGGAGGGGAACGCGACCCGGGGGGTCTGGAGGAGGCCCAGGAGACGGAGCAGGGCGCGCGGGACCGCCTGTACTACGAGTGCTACTCGGACGTGTCTGTGCACGAGGAGATGATTGCTGACCGCGTCCGCACGGACGCCTACCGCCTGGGCATCTTGCGCAACTGGGCGTCGCTGCGGGGCAAGACGGTGCTGGACGTGGGCGCGGGCACGGGCATCCTGAGCGTGTTCTGCGCCCAGGCCGGCGCGCGGCGCGTGTACGCCGTGGAGGCCAGCGACATCTGGCAGCAAGCCCGCGAGGTGGTGCGGCTCAACGGGTTGGAGGACCGCGTGCACGTGCTGCCGGGCCCGGTGGAGACGGTAGAACTGCCCGAGCGCGTGGACGCCATAGTCAGCGAGTGGATGGGCTACGGGCTGTTGCACGAGTCCATGCTGGCGTCCGTGCTGCATGCGCGCGCCAAGTGGCTCAAGGAGGGCGGCCTTCTGCTGCCGGCCTCGGCCGAGCTCTTCCTGGCGCCCATCAACGACCGGACCCTGGAGTGGCGCCTGGGCTTCTGGGGGGAGGTGAAGCAGCGCTACGGCGTGGACATGAGCTGCCTCGAGGGCTTCGCCACCCGCTGCTTGATGGGGCACTCGGAGATCGTGGTGCAGGGCCTGACGGGCGAGGAAGTGCTGGCCCGGCCGCAGCGCTTTGCGCAGCTGCAGCTGGACCGCGACGGCCTGCAGCAGGAGCTGCAGGCCGGCGTGGGCGGGCGCTTCAGCTGCCGCTGCTACGGCGCGGCGCCCATGCACGGCTTCGCGCTCTGGTTCCAGGTCACCTTCCCCGGGGGCGACGGCGAGAAGCCGCTGGTGCTGTCCACCTCGCCCTTCCACCCGGAGACGCACTGGAAGCAGGCGCTCCTCTACCTGGACGAACCTCTGCAGGTGGAGCAGGACACGGACATTTCCGGGGAGATCACGCTCTCGCCCTCGCGGGACAACCCCCGCCACCTCCGGGTCCTGCTCCGCTACAAAGTGGGGGAGCAGGAGGAGAAGACCAAGGATTTTCGCATGGGGGATTGAGCCCGGACGCCGCTTCCCAAGGgcggggggggagagggaagcgGGGCTTGAGGACAAAGCAGAGATTTCCGACAGCCTTTGACCGCGTTTGGCTCTCGGGGAGAGGGAGGGGTGGAGATTGCTGTGGCCTCAGTCTCCTCGAGAGGAGACGACTTTTCTGGTGATTTTAACGCTATTTTTTACAAAAGTGCTTACTAAAGATTTTTTTGAACCTCAGATGCATGTAGCACAGAGCACTTTTTGTCCTTCGTTCGCCTGGGGGAGGatgttgggggagggaagaaagggagaaagaagctCCAGAAAGGAGGATACCGTTTGGTCCTCTGGTCCTCGTTTAGGCTAAAGTTCAGAGATACGAGAAGGTCTCCTTCCACTTAGACTTTCTGAATTTCCAGTCTGAATTTGCTCTCTCCAGTGCCatattttcttgatctgagagCTCTTTCCCCTCGCAATGGCCTTTTTTCCCCTGTATTGTTCTGCCTAAGAAATTGTCATTGATTAAATACCATTCTTGAATTGTAACGCACATTGTAGCAATAAGGACAGGTATAAAGTGAACAGCAAGGTTGCGCTCAATTTAAATAGCCATGTTCTCCGGAATAATTCCTACTTAAAGATCCGTCGCCTTGGTGGGGTGCTAAAGTGAATTGGGGACATAATTCCATTAAAGTACGGTGGAATGTCACTTCCCAGTTTCACAGCCTAACCTAAGAAACTTCCATGGTGCATTGTATGGTACTACAGTTGAAgggtaataaatatttaaactaaATGTTTTTCCCTTAGTTAATATCTTTCTAAGAAAATATACAagtttccaatttcctttttttttttaaaaggagagtgTTAgactataaattattataattcttattGGATAAGTGGGGCTGGAATGAACAGTCTCAATTTCTGACctctgggttgttttttttttttcccttaaacctGTGATAATATTGTTTCAACCAATTAACAGCAAAACAAAGCCTTTAGAAGAACACTTGTTCTTTAGAtagattcttcattttttaatttcctgattTAGACAGATCATGTGGCCTGGACTTTAAGGCATGAATTTAAGGATTTGAGTCTTTGTTTCCCGTTTATGTGAGCCAAAAGTAAAGTTTTGTGAATATGATAAATTCCCATGTAATGAAGtatattcctcttttttattgtgatattttttattttattttctgcatagTGAAAATTTGgacaaatttcattttatctaatTGAGATTAACCTTGTCCATTATCTGTgacttgactttttttccttttggtcagCTCTGGTGAAAAGTTAGAAACTCCTTCAGAATATAGCCTCagggaaattaaaaacaaagtgggttttctttaatttttttttttttttttttacttcaccgaAAATTGTTAAGACACGAACAAATTTTACATTCCAAAATAGTcgattacttttatttatttcaatactttAGATGTTTCAGAGTctcctcatctttttttgttgcaGATAAAAGTAATGTAAATAAGTTGCTGTCATTAGTGTTTGTAAGATTATTCTTTCACTGAGGGAGAATCTTTATTCATATTCTACCATGTTTACATGTTTACTgaatgtcaataaaaattatacttttgttACCATTCTTGtatgcaaataattttaataggttATTATTTGTAAGTAGTACATAAATAGAAAGGTAGACTTAATTTAAACCACAGTTTATgggaaataagttttttttttaaaccttaaatttACATGGTTCTGTGTTCTGCATGTATGTAAAATTTTAGAAAGCTGTCTGCTGTAGAAAAGAGAACTTTGCTATAGTGATTTTTTTGTTATATGATCAGCTCAGTGTAGCTCTTCACTGAATAGCATTACACTTTCTAATTGGTTTTCGTAATTTTATAAAAAACAGTACTTACTGTCATCAGCATAATACTGAccaacatttgcatttttaaaacaaaaatttacattttcaacatttacatCTACTTTATCTTCATATTCCCATTATACAGACAAAGAGCAAGAAAATAGTTGTGAAATGTCAGAAACCAGGCTTAGAAAAAACTGCTGAACTAAGTACAGTGATTTGCACAAACAGAATGATACAGTTGTGGAACTGGAAAGTATATTATAAATGAACTTTAATATGGATatgaattttatgttttttttttaattttaagacaTTAAAGTTTGTCAGACATTTGATATGTTATTCAGTGATCCTCATAATAGCCATGTTAGGTAGATGGTGTTATAcacctccccccacccttttttttccAACGAAGcaacaaattattaaatattaagacttgtcttgcccaggatcacacaattaatatatTATGATCGagagtaagatttgaactcagttctaaCATACCAAATCCAAAACAATCCACTATTCTTTTGCTCTCTCTAGTCTTTAGTAAAACGTTGTTTTCACAAATGACAGAACAGgatcagagaagggaaaggaatttcagagaaaaGGTTTTGGTTTGGTACTTGAACATTTCCAAAATGTGTTTCTGAGCAAGTCTTGGTCCTTGTGCAGTTCTGGTTCGATATAAAAGAAACAACATGTATCTGTTTCCTGGTATTTGTATGGTGGTAGATAGAGCCAGTGAGTTATCATAGAAGCCTCTAAAGAGAGAGatcatatctgatttttcttgcacaatatgaaatatgttttaaaggactgtacacgtttaacctatatcagattgctgtcttgaggaagggggggaggtaaaggagggagaaaaaattggaatacaaaatcttataaaaatgaatgttggaactataagtgtatttagaaaaatagaggGACCATAGTGCAGTAGGAACGCCTCTAAACTTGACTGGGATTGAATCCTGCCTGTAAAACTTACTACTTAcactttaatttctctgggccccagtttcttcatctatagaatgaggagTTTGGATTAGGCAgactcaagtttttaaaaaatagctatcGTTTATATGacacttttaagtttgcaaaacgCTACAAATATCTCAGTTATCCTCTGGGGAAAGGAATATCCtgggggggcaggggaggggcggggaggagaggttgggaagggagagaggagatgcTTTTATCCctttttaacaaataagaaaacctGGACTGAgaacaagtgacttgcctagggtcacacagtaagcatcaagtcaggatttgaatgcagttGTTGCTACCTCACACTCTAACTTTATTCTAAACCTATAGGCTTTTAATTCTATAATTAATTAATGTGGGCTTTTCTATAAATAATATGGTATGAGCTCTTGTTGACCACAATAGCTATGAGATCTTAGATAAACATTTTGGACCTGGACATGTGCtaggaattggaaaaaatagcaCACTTTACCCATAACTTGTACTTCAAAGACAGTGCCTCTCCTTGATCCCAAATGCATCAATGTCAGCTTGAAAGGAGTTTTCCATTAGAGTGCTCCTAGGATCTGTTGACATTTTCATTTGTGACTCAAATTAAGGGATCTCAAAAGGATATCTAACATTTATCAAGTCAGCATCCCAAAGATCTTAATTACCAAATCAAATAAGTTCCAGTATACTTAATAGTATCCCTGTATAGTCTTACATATAGAGGTGACTAGACGTTAATCCATGTGAAAAATTAGATATGGATAAGAGTGGGAACTAAGAGAGGATTGACTGCAATTATAA
This window contains:
- the PRMT6 gene encoding protein arginine N-methyltransferase 6, giving the protein MSLPKKRKMDSAEGGGGEGGGGGEEEDGGERDPGGLEEAQETEQGARDRLYYECYSDVSVHEEMIADRVRTDAYRLGILRNWASLRGKTVLDVGAGTGILSVFCAQAGARRVYAVEASDIWQQAREVVRLNGLEDRVHVLPGPVETVELPERVDAIVSEWMGYGLLHESMLASVLHARAKWLKEGGLLLPASAELFLAPINDRTLEWRLGFWGEVKQRYGVDMSCLEGFATRCLMGHSEIVVQGLTGEEVLARPQRFAQLQLDRDGLQQELQAGVGGRFSCRCYGAAPMHGFALWFQVTFPGGDGEKPLVLSTSPFHPETHWKQALLYLDEPLQVEQDTDISGEITLSPSRDNPRHLRVLLRYKVGEQEEKTKDFRMGD